The genomic DNA GCTTCCTCGATCGTCTTCCCCTTGAGCCATTCGGTGGCCAGGCTGGAACTGGCGATCGCGGACCCGCACCCGAAGGTCTTGAACCTAGCATCGACGATCGTATCGTCCTGCACCTTGATCTGCAGCTTCATCACGTCGCCGCACTCCGGGGCACCCACCATCCCGGTACCTATGCCTTCCTCGTCCTTCTTAAAGCTTCCCATATTACGGGGATTGTTGAAGTGATCGACGACCTTATCGCTGTATGCCATGATGTCCTCCGACTATACGTTGTATCTCAGTTAGTGTGCCGCCCACTGAACGGATTTCAGGTCCACGCCCTCTTTCGCCATTTCATAGAGCGGGGACATTTCGCGCAACTTAGTCACCACCTCAATAACCTTCTTGATCGTATAGTCAATCTCGTCATCGGTGTTGAAACGACCCAAACCGAAACGGATCGAGGAGTGAGCGAGCTCGGTTCCGACGCCGAGTGCGCGCAATACATATGAAGGTTCCAGGGTGGCTGATGTGCAGGCCGAACCGGACGAGAGCGCAATATCCTTCATGCCCATGAGCAGTGATTCACCTTCGACGTAGGCGAACGAAATATTGAGGTTGCCCGGCAAACGGTTCGTCGGATGGCCGTTCAGATAACTTTCTTCGAGAGCCGCCATGATGTCTGTCTGGAGACGGTCGCGCATCTTAGTCAGCCGTGCTGTCTCCACTGTCATTTCCTGCTCGCAAATTTCACAGGCTTTTCCGAATCCGACGATTAATGGTACCGGTAAGGTGCCGGACCGCATGCCACGTTCATGACCCCCTCCGTCCATCTGCGCCGCGATTCGTACGCGGGGATTCCGCTTCCTGACGTAGAGCGCTCCGACTCCCTTGGGTCCGTAGATTTTGTGGGCTGAGAACGACATGAGATCGATGCCCATGGCCTGGACATCGACCGGTATTTTCCCGACACCCTGGGTGGCATCGCAATGGAACAGCACCCCTTTCGCTTTCGCGATCTTACCGATTTCCTGGATGGGATTGATCGTGCCGATTTCATTGTTGGCCAGCATGACCGAGATCAAGATCGTCTTGTCGGTGATGGCATTTTGCACGTCCTGTGGATTCACCATGCCGAACTTGTCGACCGGCAGATAGGTCACGGTTGCCAGCCCTTTGGCTTCAAGAGACTTGGCCGTATCAAGCACGGCCCGATGTTCCGTGGTTGCCGTGATGATGTGGGTGCCTTTCTCCTTGTACATCTCCAAGGCGCCCTTCAACGCCAAATTGTCCGATTCAGTGGCGCCGCTGGTGAAGACGATTTCTTTTGAGTCGGCCTTGATGAGCTTCGCAATCTGTTTGCGGGCTTGTTCCACCGCTTCTTCTGCGGCCCAGCCAAAGGCATGACTACGACTGGCGGCATTACCGAACTTTTCCACGAAATAGGGCAGCATGGCCTCCAGAACTCGCGGGTCCATGGGAGTGGTGGAATGGTTATCGAGGAAAATGGGAAGCTTCATCGTTCTACTCCTTGTGCCGAGGGAGACTGAATCGTGATGAGCGGTGTGCCGCCCATCATGTCTCCCAACGTCATGTTATTCA from Nitrospira sp. includes the following:
- a CDS encoding Iron-sulfur cluster assembly scaffold protein IscU; the encoded protein is MAYSDKVVDHFNNPRNMGSFKKDEEGIGTGMVGAPECGDVMKLQIKVQDDTIVDARFKTFGCGSAIASSSLATEWLKGKTIEEAQKIKNTDIVQELNLPPVKIHCSVLAEDAIKAALADYQQKADAQPIDTK
- a CDS encoding cysteine desulfurase, whose translation is MKLPIFLDNHSTTPMDPRVLEAMLPYFVEKFGNAASRSHAFGWAAEEAVEQARKQIAKLIKADSKEIVFTSGATESDNLALKGALEMYKEKGTHIITATTEHRAVLDTAKSLEAKGLATVTYLPVDKFGMVNPQDVQNAITDKTILISVMLANNEIGTINPIQEIGKIAKAKGVLFHCDATQGVGKIPVDVQAMGIDLMSFSAHKIYGPKGVGALYVRKRNPRVRIAAQMDGGGHERGMRSGTLPVPLIVGFGKACEICEQEMTVETARLTKMRDRLQTDIMAALEESYLNGHPTNRLPGNLNISFAYVEGESLLMGMKDIALSSGSACTSATLEPSYVLRALGVGTELAHSSIRFGLGRFNTDDEIDYTIKKVIEVVTKLREMSPLYEMAKEGVDLKSVQWAAH